A genomic window from Silene latifolia isolate original U9 population chromosome Y, ASM4854445v1, whole genome shotgun sequence includes:
- the LOC141627721 gene encoding uncharacterized protein LOC141627721, protein MVSIGLWNIRGLNKKNKQGDVRRLLHINKVGLFGLMETKVKTININKVQDSLGDRWHFLNNNALHEGGRIWILWDPTLFHVNLLMKDMQGIHVVVVHLMYGFLWTCSFVYGFNKDSERVGLWQSLYYCKAIVTGPWLIMGDFNNVLYAGERIGSNVTLAETRDFQNCVDTCGLYDLVTQGIASFLPEGLFDHSPSIINLWEDAVRSNYCFKYFNMWGQDDRFKETVLTIWQQQIKGCKMFQVAKKLKLLKHPLRKLNKEGFGDILNTTKVAQLVLEDLQKRLHQDPWNVSLQAEERAASISFKELDKARNMFLNQKAKILWMKCNDENSHYFHSSSKAVVRVNLGVVRRGACITDAQAAKLIQKEFFDSGTLLKQLNATVVTLIPKKEVPETVMYYRPIACCNVLFKCISKVICARLALVLPDIISPNQSAFIHGREIVDNVLICQDLMRLYNRRICSPRIMMKIDLKKEYDSIEWSFVEDMLVALKVPDQMVTWIMQCVTTPSYTLALNGSHFGYFKGGRGLRQGDPLSPLLFTICLEYLTRILNVVTLRHDFRFHPMCRELGLCHLAFADDLLLFSRGDTNSVMVLMRALHTFSIASGLTINKLKSDIYMNGLTPDTEAQILGISGFKKGSFPFRYLGVDISYKRLTNHQCNKLVDRMVLRIHSWGAKQLSYAGRLTLVKTVLTQLHCYWARIYLLPKGVIQKVDSICRNYLWSGKDGYHESPQSPG, encoded by the exons ATGGTTAGCATTGGTCTCTGGAACATTCGTGGTCTCAATAAAAAGAATAAGCAAGGAGATGTTAGACGTCTCTTGCACATCAATAAGGTAGGGTTATTTGGTTTAATGGAAACTAAAGTGAAGACTATCAATATCAATAAAGTTCAAGATAGTTTAGGGGATAGGTGGCATTTCTTAAATAATAATGCTCTTCATGAGGGGGGTAGGATCTGGATACTTTGGGACCCTACTCTCTTCCATGTTAATCTTCTGATGAAGGATATGCAAGGGATTCATGTGGTTGTGGTTCATCTAATGTATGGTTTCTTATGGACTTGTTCTTTTGTCTATGGGTTTAATAAGGATAGTGAGAGAGTAGGGCTTTGGCAATCTCTGTACTATTGCAAAGCTATTGTTACTGGTCCTTGGCTCATTATGGGTGATTTCAATAATGTTCTTTATGCTGGGGAAAGAATTGGGTCTAATGTTACTCTTGCTGAGACCCGTGATTTTCAAAACTGTGTTGATACCTGTGGGTTATATGATCTGGTTACTCAAG GGATTGCCTCCTTCCTTCCTGAGGGGCTCTTTGATCATAGCCCTTCCATTATTAATCTTTGGGAGGATGCTGTCAGATCTAACTATTGCTTcaaatacttcaatatgtgggggcAGGATGATAGGTTCAAAGAGACTGTTCTTACAATTTGGCAACAACAGATTAAGGGATGCAAAATGTTCCAAGTGGCTAAGAAGCTCAAATTGCTCAAACACCCTCTAAGGAAGTTGAACAAAGAGGGTTTTGGGGATATCCTTAACACCACTAAGGTTGCTCAGTTAGTGCTTGAAGACCTTCAAAAGAGACTTCACCAGGATCCTTGGAATGTTAGCCTTCAAGCAGAAGAAAGGGCTGCATCTATTTCTTTCAAAGAACTGGATAAAGCCAGAAATATGTTTCTTAACCAGAAGGCCAAAATTCTTTGGATGAAGTGCAATGATGAGAACTCTCATTACTTTCACA GTAGCTCTAAGGCTGTTGTCAGGGTTAACCTTGGGGTTGTGAGGAGAGGTGCCTGCATTACTGATGCCCAGGCTGCTAAATTAATTCAGAAG GAATTTTTTGATTCTGGTACTTTACTGAAACAATTGAATGCTACTGTGGTGACTCTTATTCCTAAGAAGGAAGTCCCTGAGACTGTCATGTACTATCGACCAATTGCTTGCTGCAATGTCTTGTTCAAATGTATTTCTAAAGTAATTTGTGCTAGACTTGCTTTGGTTCTCCCTGACATCATAAGCCCTAACCAAAGTGCTTTCATTCATGGGAGGGAAATAGTGGATAATGTCCTCATTTGTCAGGATTTGATGAGACTTTACAATAGAAGGATTTGTTCTCCAAGGATTATGATGAAGATTGACCTTAAGAAGGAATATGACTCCATTGAATGGAGTTTTGTGGAGGATATGCTTGTTGCTTTGAAGGTCCCTGATCAGATGGTCACCTGGATCATGCAGTGTGTGACCACTCCATCTTATACCTTGGCTCTTAATGGCTCCCATTTTGGGTATTTTAAAGGAGGCAGGGGGCTCAGGCAAGGGGACCCTTTGTCCCCTCTCCTCTTCACTATTTGTCTTGAGTATCTCACAAGGATACTTAATGTGGTGACTCTTAGACATGATTTTCGTTTCCACCCTATGTGTAGGGAGCTTGGGCTATGTCACCTAGCTTTTGCTGATGATTTATTGCTTTTCAGCAGAGGTGACACTAATTCAGTCATGGTTCTAATGCGAGCTCTACACACCTTCTCAATTGCTTCTGGGCTTACCATCAACAAGTTGAAATCTGATATTTATATGAATGGCTTGACTCCTGATACTGAAGCTCAAATATTAGGCATTTCTGGTTTCAAAAAAGGTagcttcccttttagatatttGGGTGTGGACATTTCTTACAAGAGGCTCACTAACCATCAGTGCAATAAACTGGTGGACAGAATGGTGCTAAGGATCCACAGTTGGGGTGCAAAACAATTGAGTTATGCTGGTAGGTTAACCTTAGTGAAGACTGTTTTGACTCAACTTCATTGTTACTGGGCTAGAATTTATCTCCTTCCTAAAGGTGTCATTCAGAAAGTTGACAGCATTTGCAGGAACTATCTGTGGTCTGGCAAAGATGGCTATCACGAGTCCCCGCAGTCTCCGGGATAG
- the LOC141627722 gene encoding uncharacterized protein LOC141627722, translated as MNNPTKQYEIKRVLNQNKVGLFGLVETRIKSSSRNNVGAALWGDWSICTNSSLHTGGRIWLIWDSNSYEVCVHDITIQSIHAQVVDKSSKKSFWYTVVYGLNKLAEREDLWRSIRRYSCSIDEPWLICGDLNAIINWDERIGGAIVTNAEIQPLRRVVFDCNLSDLKARGAFYTWTNKHEHGSRVFSRIDRVLCNEAWLDAYPDSYAHFLPEGMYDHCPCLIHLREVRQKRGHSFKYFNMWSLSPDF; from the coding sequence ATGAATAATCCTACCAAACAATATGAAATAAAGAGGGTTTTAAACCAGAATAAGGTGGGGTTATTTGGTTTAGTTGAAACTAGAATAAAGAGTAGTAGTAGAAATAATGTGGGTGCAGCTCTTTGGGGGGACTGGTCCATCTGTACCAATTCTAGTCTTCATACTGGGGGTAGAATTTGGCTCATATGGGACTCTAATTCCTATGAGGTGTGTGTCCATGATATCACAATCCAGAGTATTCATGCTCAGGTTGTTGATAAAAGTAGTAAGAAATCTTTTTGGTATACTGTAGTCTATGGGCTAAATAAACTTGCTGAGAGGGAGGATTTGTGGAGGAGCATTAGGAGGTATAGTTGCAGTATAGATGAGCCTTGGCTTATCTGTGGGGACCTTAATGCTATCATAAACTGGGATGAGAGAATTGGTGGGGCTATAGTTACTAATGCAGAGATTCAACCTCTGAGAAGGGTGGTTTTTGACTGCAATTTGAGTGACTTAAAAGCTCGTGGTGCTTTTTATACCTGGACTAATAAACATGAGCATGGGTCTAGGGTTTTTAGCAGAATTGATAGAGTTTTATGTAATGAGGCTTGGCTTGATGCTTATCCTGATAGCTATGCTCACTTTTTACCAGAGGGTATGTATGATCATTGCCCTTGTTTGATACATCTGAGAGAAGTCAGGCAAAAGAGGGGACATTCttttaaatattttaacatgtggtCTCTTTCCCCTGATTTTTAG